From Faecalicatena sp. Marseille-Q4148:
GAACTGGATAAACTGAACGCTACCCAGGAAGAATGGAAATTGCGTGCTATGGGAACCACGATAGGATGCCATACTGTAATCAAAAAGGGAACCGAAGGAAATGAGATTAAAACATATGATCTAACTTAATAATCCACATTCTTTTATTTTGCATGTGTATAACGGCACATAATCTGTTATCAAATCAGTAAAAATTAGAAATTTTGTTATCATTCTGTTATCACAAACGGTTGTCAGGATACTCTCCCGGCAACCGCTTTTCTTTATCATTCGTTATTCTTTTCCGACTTATTTAACTTTTTTAAGCAACAGAAAAACCCGTAGAACCGAAGTTCTACGGGTATCTTACGTTTGGACACAACGTTATCTTGCGATAACAAATCTATATTCAGATTGTATTACTCGATGATTGTAGCAACTTTTCCTGATCCTACTGTACGTCCGCCTTCACGGATAGCGAAACGAAGACCCTGCTCCATAGCTACTGGGTGGATCAGTTCAACTGTCATTTCTACGTTATCACCAGGCATGCACATTTCGATACCTTCTGGTAATTCGCAAACACCTGTAACGTCTGTTGTTCTGAAGTAGAACTGTGGACGGTAGTTGTTGAAGAATGGTGTATGACGTCCACCTTCATCTTTTGTTAAAACGTAAACCTGAGCTGTAAATTTGTGGTGGCATGTTACACTGCCTGGTTTAACAAGAACCTGTCCTCTTTCGATTTCTGTTCTCTGAACACCACGAAGAAGTGCACCAATGTTGTCACCAGCCTGAGCTTCATCAAGAAGTTTACGGAACATCTCGATACCTGTTACAACTACTTTACGAGTATCTTCTTTGATACCAACGATTTCAACTTCGTCAGATACATGAAGTGTACCACGCTCTACTCTACCTGTAGCAACTGTACCACGTCCTGTGATAGAGAATACGTCCTCTACTGGCATAAGGAATGGTTTGTCTGTTGCACGTTCCGGATCTGGAATGTAGCTGTCAACAGCTGCCATAAGTTCCATGATCTTGTCGCCCCATTCGCTGTTAGGATCTTCAAGAGCTTTCAGAGCTGATCCCTGGATGATTGGAGTATCATCTCCTGGGAATTCATACTCGTCTAATAATTCACGGATTTCCATCTCTACTAATTCAAGTAACTCTTCGTCGTCTACCATGTCACATTTGTTCATGAATACAACGATGTAAGGTACACCTACCTGACGAGAAAGCAGGATGTGCTCTCTTGTCTGAGCCATAACACCATCAGTAGCAGCTACAACAAGGATAGCACCATCCATCTGAGCAGCACCTGTGATCATGTTTTTAACGTAGTCAGCATGACCTGGGCAGTCAACGTGAGCGTAGTGACGGTTCTCTGTCTCGTACTCAACGTGAGAAGTAGAAATTGTGATACCACGTTCTCTTTCTTCCGGAGCTTTATCGATGTTTTCGAAATCTACAGCAGCGTTACCTTCTACTCTTGCAGCAAGAGTTTTTGTGATAGCAGCTGTTAAAGTTGTTTTACCGTGGTCAACGTGTCCGATTGTACCAATGTTACAATGTGGTTTGCTTCTTTCAAATTTAGCCTTTGCCATTTTGAATAATCCTCCTTAATATACCTGCTTATGAGCAGATAATAATTACATTTTTGAATTTAATCAGCTAATTCTGATTATATTTCATCTTATACACTTTTTCAAGAGTTTTCTTGAATTTTGTATATTCAGACCTGCAAATGAGGCTGATCAAGGGATTTCGGTCAGCCTACGCTGACCGGCGCAAATGCTAATCCCTGTTGATTATAATTTATTAAGCGTTCTTATTAGATAACACTTTTTCCTGAACAGACTTCGGAACCGGCTCATATTTCTCGAAGAACATTGAGTAGTTACCACGTCCCTGTGTTCTGGAACGTAAGTCTGTTGAGTAACCGAACATTTCAGAAAGCGGTACAAAACCACGAACGATCTTTCCGCCGCCTAAATCATCCATACCTTCGATACGTCCACGACGAGAGTTGATATCACCGATAACATCTCCCATGTATTCTTCAGGCATTGTTACTTCTACTTTCATGATTGGCTCAAGAAGTACCGGATCTGCTTTCTTCATAGCATCTTTGAATGCAAGAGAACCTGCAATGTGGAATGCCATTTCAGAAGAGTCGACTTCATGGTAAGAACCATCATATACGTTAGCGTGTACACCAACAACCGGGAATCCGCCAAGGATACCAGCTTTCATAGCTTCTTCGATACCTTCTCCAACTGCCGGGATGTATTCTTTCGGAATAGCTCCACCAACAACTGTAGATTCAAACTTGTAAGTTTCCTCACCGTTTGCATCCATTGGCTCGAATTTAACTTTACAGTGTCCGTACTGTCCACGTCCACCTGACTGTTTAGCGTATTTGCTGTCAATATCAACTGGTTTTGTGATTGCTTCTTTGTAAGCAACCTGAGGAGCACCTACGTTAGCCTCTACTTTGAATTCACGAAGCAGACGGTCAACGATAACTTCAAGGTGAAGCTCACCCATACCAGCGATGATTGTCTGACCAGTTTCCTGATCTGTATGAGCACGGAATGTCGGGTCTTCTTCTGCAAGTTTTGCAAGAGATTCACCAAGTTTGCCCTGAGAAGCTTTTGTCTTAGGCTCGATAGCCAGCTCAATAACTGGTTCCGGGAATTCCATAGACTCTAAGATTACCGGATGCTGCTCGTCACAGATTGTATCACCTGTTGAAGTGAATTTGAATCCGATCGCTGCAGCGATATCTCCTGAGTAAACTTTGTCAAGTTCCTGTCTCTTGTTAGCATGCATCTGAAGGATACGTCCAACACGCTCTTTTTTGCCTTTTGTTGCATTTAATACATAAGAACCTGAGTTCAATGTACCAGAGTATACTCTGAAGTATGCCAGCTTACCTACGA
This genomic window contains:
- the fusA gene encoding elongation factor G, with amino-acid sequence MAGREYPLERTRNIGIMAHIDAGKTTTTERILYYTGVNHKIGDTHEGTATMDWMEQEQERGITITSAATTCHWTLQENCKPKAGALEHRINIIDTPGHVDFTVEVERSLRVLDGAVGVFCAKGGVEPQSENVWRQADTYNVPRMAFINKMDILGADFYNAVEQIKTRLGKNAICIQLPIGKEDSFQGIIDLFEMKAYIYNDDKGDDISIVDIPEDMKEDAELYRTELVEKICELDDDLMMEYLEGEEPSVDALKAALRKGTCTCACVPVCCGTAYRNKGVQKLLDAVIEFMPSPLDIPPITGIDEDGNEVERKSSDEEPFAALAFKIMTDPFVGKLAYFRVYSGTLNSGSYVLNATKGKKERVGRILQMHANKRQELDKVYSGDIAAAIGFKFTSTGDTICDEQHPVILESMEFPEPVIELAIEPKTKASQGKLGESLAKLAEEDPTFRAHTDQETGQTIIAGMGELHLEVIVDRLLREFKVEANVGAPQVAYKEAITKPVDIDSKYAKQSGGRGQYGHCKVKFEPMDANGEETYKFESTVVGGAIPKEYIPAVGEGIEEAMKAGILGGFPVVGVHANVYDGSYHEVDSSEMAFHIAGSLAFKDAMKKADPVLLEPIMKVEVTMPEEYMGDVIGDINSRRGRIEGMDDLGGGKIVRGFVPLSEMFGYSTDLRSRTQGRGNYSMFFEKYEPVPKSVQEKVLSNKNA
- the tuf gene encoding elongation factor Tu, producing the protein MAKAKFERSKPHCNIGTIGHVDHGKTTLTAAITKTLAARVEGNAAVDFENIDKAPEERERGITISTSHVEYETENRHYAHVDCPGHADYVKNMITGAAQMDGAILVVAATDGVMAQTREHILLSRQVGVPYIVVFMNKCDMVDDEELLELVEMEIRELLDEYEFPGDDTPIIQGSALKALEDPNSEWGDKIMELMAAVDSYIPDPERATDKPFLMPVEDVFSITGRGTVATGRVERGTLHVSDEVEIVGIKEDTRKVVVTGIEMFRKLLDEAQAGDNIGALLRGVQRTEIERGQVLVKPGSVTCHHKFTAQVYVLTKDEGGRHTPFFNNYRPQFYFRTTDVTGVCELPEGIEMCMPGDNVEMTVELIHPVAMEQGLRFAIREGGRTVGSGKVATIIE